GTTGTTTTGAGTTATTTCAACACTTTTTGTTTGGTACCCTAAAGAAGAAATTTCAATAGTAAAGGGAGGTTGATCAGTCACTGTAAGGGTAAAATTCCCATCAAAATCAGTAGTCGTACCTACAGCTTTCCTTGAAACCTTAATGTTTGCTCCTGGTATTCCTTCACCTAGAGCTGCATCTTTAACTGTACCCGAAATGGTTGTTTGAGCAACCATTGCAGCTGAGCTAAACAGCACAAATGCAACAAGTAATAGTCTTTTAATCATAATGTAAATTAATTTGTTAACTAAAGCGCAAAATACAATTTTTTTTTATTTATAAAATATATGTAAACAGATTTTGTGATAATATCATTTTTGACGTTAATATTTTGTAAAATGTGCATTTTTGAAGAAAATAGAGTAAGTTTTTAGAGAGTTTTATGCATAGTTGTACCTTTGTAAAAATAATTTTGGACGATTGGAAATAACCCACTCAATTTTTGATTTTAAGCCGACGGAAGAAACCATTGTAACCATTGGAACATTTGATGGTGTTCATATTGGACATCAAAAAATCATTGAAAAATTAGTGAAAGAAGCTCGTAAAACAGGGAAAAAATCTGTTCTGTTAACATTCTTTCCTCACCCAAGAATGGTACTTCAAAAAGATGCTTCTATAGAATTGATAAATACGATCAATGAAAGAGCAAGTCGTTTAGAAAAATTAGGACTCGATTACTTAATTATTCATCCTTTTAGTAAAGAATTTTCCAGACTTACTGCATTAGATTTTGTACGTGATGTTTTGGTAAATCAACTAAATACACACAAATTGATTATAGGATACGATCATCATTTTGGGAAAAATAGGGAAGGGAATATAGAACAGCTAACAGAGTATTCTCATTTGTACGACTTTACAGTGGAAGAAATTCCAGCACAAGATATAGATGATGTTTCTGTAAGTTCTACAAAGATAAGAAGAGCTCTTTCTGGTGGTGAATTAAGAACGGCTAACAACTACTTGGGATATCATTTTTCTTTAACTGGAAAAGTGGTCAATGGAAAAAAGTTAGGAGGAAAGATAGGGTACCCAACCGCTAATATAGAAGTTGAAGAAGCGTATAAATTGATTCCAAAAACAGGGGTTTATGTTGTAAAGTCTGTAATCGATAATCAAAAAGTTTACGGGATGATGAACATTGGTAATAGACCAACGGTAAATGGTGAATATCAAACAATAGAGGTGCATTTTTTTGATTTTGATGATGACTTATATGGTAAAAAACTTACCGTGGAGTTGATGTACTATTTAAGAGAAGAACAAAAATTTGATTCAGTAACTTCTTTAATGAATCAACTAGAGAAAGATAAAGAAGACTCACTTTTACATATTCAAACAAACCAATAAATAAGATTGCTTAAATCTGTAACAAGCTATATCTTTGCGTTTCTTAAAATTTAAAAAGATGTTACAGGTTCAGTTTATTAGAGAAAACAAACAAACTGTTTTAGAAGGATTGGCAAAAAGAAATTTTGCGAATGCAGAAGCAATAATTGAAGAAGTATTAACTGCTGATGAAGCTCGTAGAGCTACACAAGTTTCATTAGATAATGTTTTAGCTGAATCTAATAAAATATCCAAGGAAATAGGTGGGCTTTTTAAATCTGGAGAAGTACAAAAAGCTAACTTACTAAAAGAAAAAACGGGTCAATTAAAAGAGCAATCTAAAGAATTATCAGAGAAGTTAAACGAAGCAGCAAATACTTTACAAGGGTTGTTGTATCAAATCCCAAACATTCCACATGCTTCAGTTGTTGCTGGTAAAAATGAGGAAGATAATGAAGAAATTTTTAAGGAAGGAATTGTTCCAGAATTAGGAGAAGAAGCATTGCCTCACTGGGAATTGGCGAAGAAGTATGATATTATTGATTTCGAATTAGGAGCGAAAGTAAGTGGAGCAGGTTTTCCTATTTTCAAAGGAAAAGGAGCTCGTTTACAGCGTGCATTAATTAGTTATTTCTTAGATAAAAATACTGCTGCAGGATATACAGAAGTGCAAGTTCCGCATTTAATTAATGAAGCTTCGGGTTATGGTACTGGACAATTACCAGATAAAGAAGGTCAAATGTATCATGTAACAGGAGATGATTTGTATTTGATTCCTACTTCAGAAGTTCCTATTACGAATATGCACAGAGGTGATTTATTGCAAGAAAGTGATTTGCCAAAAGCGTATACGGGGTATACACCATGTTTTAGAAGAGAGGCAGGAAGTTATGGAGCACATGTAAGAGGTTTGAATCGTTTACACCAATTTGATAAGGTAGAACTTGTTCGTGTGGAGCATCCAGATAATTCATACAATGCTTTAAATGATATAGTAGAGCATATCAAAGGGATTTTACGTGATTTAAAATTACCGTATCGTATTTTACGTTTGTGTGGAGGTGACACTGGATTTACAGCTGCACTGACATTTGATTTTGAAGTGTATTCTACAGCACAAAATCGTTGGTTAGAAATTAGTTCAGCATCAAATGTAGAATCTTTTCAAGCAAATAGATTAAAGCTACGTTTTAAAAATAAAGAAGGAAAGAGTCAATTAGCACATACATTAAATGCAAGTTCTTTGGCTTTACCAAGAGTATTGGCTGGAATTCTAGAAAACTATCAAACTCCTGAAGGAATTAAAATACCAGAAGTATTGGTTCCATATTGTGGTTTCGATATCATTGACTAAAAAGTCTTTATCAAAATATATTATATGAAAAACCCAAGGCTGCAATACGCAATCCTTGGGATTTTTCTTTTATTCCCCTAAAAATAAATATATATAATCATTAATTGGCAACTACCGCTACCATTAATTTTTTGTACTTGTTCATTTCTAACAACGCTTCAAAATATTTAGATATTTGACCATTCTTCATAAACTCATTAGCATTGTTTCTTGCTGTTTCGTATTGTTTAGTTAAGTTTTTCATAGTTCCTGTTGTTTAGTTATGTTATTAATAAGACAAAGTTCATGCCAAAATGTTACAAACATGAAATAAAAACCAGTGGTTTTAATAAACTATTAACAATTAAATAGTTAATTCCCCTACTTTTTTAAAATGAATTGTAAAAAATCATAGAACCTCAAAAAACTAAGTTTTGATTTCATAAATTTGTTATATGAAGAAGACCTTTCTGTTTATATTTTTGATAATGAGTTCGCTAGTATGGGCGCAACAAAATGATTTTATTATAGCTGAAAATTATTTTAGAAATAATGAATATCATAAAGCATTATCCATATATGAATCGTTGTATGAGAAAAGCCCTTTCAACACAACTTATTTGAGAAGATTAATTACCTGTTATCAAGAAACAGAACAATATAACGTTGCAGAAAACTTACTTTCAAGAAAGTTAAAAGAACAACCGAGATTATCTTTTTTACATGTGATTCTTGGAAATACTTACGAGAGACAACAAAAGAAAGAAGCTGCAGAAGATAGCTATAAGAAGGCATTAGAATCACTCAATAAAAAATCAGGATATGGAACTATTGTAGCTAGCTTGTTTAGAAATTATACAAAATTAGACTATGCAATAGAAGCTTACGAAAAAATTATGGCAAACAACCCAAATTCGAATTATGGGTTTCAACTAGCACAAATTTATGGTGAAAAAGGAGATTTTGAGAGAATGTTTGAGTCTTATGTAAATTTAGTAGACAAGAACAAGAACTACCTAAATAATGTAAAAAGATATACTTCAAGATATATCAATGATGATGCTGAAAATGAAAATAACATTTTGTTTAAAAGAGCTTTGCTAAGGAAGTCTATTAGCA
The sequence above is a segment of the Tenacibaculum sp. 190130A14a genome. Coding sequences within it:
- a CDS encoding bifunctional riboflavin kinase/FAD synthetase; the encoded protein is MEITHSIFDFKPTEETIVTIGTFDGVHIGHQKIIEKLVKEARKTGKKSVLLTFFPHPRMVLQKDASIELINTINERASRLEKLGLDYLIIHPFSKEFSRLTALDFVRDVLVNQLNTHKLIIGYDHHFGKNREGNIEQLTEYSHLYDFTVEEIPAQDIDDVSVSSTKIRRALSGGELRTANNYLGYHFSLTGKVVNGKKLGGKIGYPTANIEVEEAYKLIPKTGVYVVKSVIDNQKVYGMMNIGNRPTVNGEYQTIEVHFFDFDDDLYGKKLTVELMYYLREEQKFDSVTSLMNQLEKDKEDSLLHIQTNQ
- the serS gene encoding serine--tRNA ligase, with the protein product MLQVQFIRENKQTVLEGLAKRNFANAEAIIEEVLTADEARRATQVSLDNVLAESNKISKEIGGLFKSGEVQKANLLKEKTGQLKEQSKELSEKLNEAANTLQGLLYQIPNIPHASVVAGKNEEDNEEIFKEGIVPELGEEALPHWELAKKYDIIDFELGAKVSGAGFPIFKGKGARLQRALISYFLDKNTAAGYTEVQVPHLINEASGYGTGQLPDKEGQMYHVTGDDLYLIPTSEVPITNMHRGDLLQESDLPKAYTGYTPCFRREAGSYGAHVRGLNRLHQFDKVELVRVEHPDNSYNALNDIVEHIKGILRDLKLPYRILRLCGGDTGFTAALTFDFEVYSTAQNRWLEISSASNVESFQANRLKLRFKNKEGKSQLAHTLNASSLALPRVLAGILENYQTPEGIKIPEVLVPYCGFDIID